One Peribacillus simplex NBRC 15720 = DSM 1321 genomic region harbors:
- a CDS encoding threonine/serine exporter family protein: MMIAQLITSFIASAAFGVIFNVPKNSLFQCGFVGMLGWILYFVLVENEINSIIATLSAAFIVAVISQYFAKRYKTPITIFNVSGIIPLVPGGLSYDAMKHFVGNDFYVAVQLAAKVFMLAGAIAMGLIFAEVMNQLVTKYNKRKLRLRS; encoded by the coding sequence ATGATGATTGCACAGCTTATTACAAGTTTCATTGCCTCAGCCGCCTTTGGAGTCATCTTCAATGTACCAAAAAATTCATTGTTTCAATGTGGTTTCGTAGGGATGTTAGGATGGATATTATACTTTGTTTTGGTTGAAAATGAGATAAACAGCATCATTGCAACCTTATCGGCTGCATTTATCGTTGCTGTTATCAGCCAGTATTTTGCTAAAAGGTATAAAACGCCGATCACGATTTTCAATGTATCGGGAATCATCCCCCTCGTGCCTGGAGGTTTGTCGTATGATGCGATGAAGCATTTTGTTGGAAATGATTTTTATGTCGCCGTTCAGTTGGCCGCCAAGGTCTTTATGCTGGCTGGTGCCATTGCGATGGGGCTGATCTTTGCAGAAGTTATGAATCAGTTAGTAACTAAGTACAATAAAAGGAAGTTAAGATTGAGAAGTTAG
- a CDS encoding cation acetate symporter → MNILAFILFLIIVGLTLVITYFASRRTKTTADFYTADSSLTGWQNGWAIAGDYMSAASFLGIAGMVALSGFDGFFYSIGFLVAYLVVLYIVAEPLRNLGKYTLADMIAARFNEKKVRGVAALNTISISTFYMIAQLVGAGALIKLLLGIDYLYSVIIVGILMTVYVVFGGMTATSWVQIVKAVLLMAGTFIISIIVLAKFDFSVIEMFKQMKTATPLGGDFLNPGNKFKDPLDTLSLNLALVLGTAGLPHILIRFFTVKDAITARKSVVYATWIIGIFYIMTIFLGFGAAAFVGYDKIIAANAAGNMAAPLLAEAIGGDFLFAFVSAVAFATILAVVAGLVLSAASAFAHDFYGHIIRKGQATDKEQVVAARWASIGVSVLSIILALFAQNMNVAFLVSLAFAVAASANLPIIVFTVFWKRFNTAGAVTGMIVGLVSSLLLVFLSPNVWSPVEGAAIFVGEPLFPLANPGIISIPIGFIAAIVGTLLSSKKADAKKFDEILVTANTGMKDPI, encoded by the coding sequence ATGAATATACTTGCTTTTATATTATTCCTAATCATTGTCGGGCTAACATTGGTCATTACCTATTTTGCTTCACGGCGCACCAAAACGACCGCGGACTTTTATACGGCGGACAGCAGCCTTACTGGCTGGCAGAATGGCTGGGCCATTGCGGGAGATTATATGTCCGCCGCCTCATTTTTGGGGATAGCCGGCATGGTCGCACTCTCTGGATTTGATGGTTTTTTCTATAGCATAGGTTTTCTGGTTGCATATCTGGTCGTTCTTTATATCGTGGCCGAACCGCTCCGTAACCTTGGCAAGTATACATTGGCGGACATGATCGCTGCCCGTTTCAATGAAAAGAAAGTACGCGGGGTTGCTGCCCTTAACACCATTTCCATTTCAACCTTTTATATGATCGCCCAATTAGTCGGTGCAGGTGCCCTTATAAAACTCTTACTTGGAATTGATTATCTTTACTCCGTCATCATTGTAGGTATTTTAATGACCGTCTACGTCGTATTTGGCGGTATGACGGCCACCAGTTGGGTCCAAATCGTTAAAGCCGTTTTATTGATGGCAGGTACATTCATCATCTCCATCATCGTGTTGGCGAAATTCGACTTTAGCGTGATCGAAATGTTCAAGCAGATGAAAACAGCCACTCCTTTGGGCGGGGATTTCCTCAATCCAGGTAACAAATTTAAGGATCCTTTGGATACTTTATCTCTTAATTTAGCGCTTGTACTCGGTACAGCTGGACTTCCTCACATTCTCATCCGTTTCTTTACGGTGAAAGACGCCATCACAGCCCGAAAGTCCGTAGTATATGCCACTTGGATAATTGGCATCTTTTATATAATGACCATATTCCTCGGCTTTGGAGCGGCAGCTTTTGTTGGATACGACAAAATCATAGCGGCGAATGCGGCCGGCAATATGGCTGCTCCGCTGCTTGCCGAAGCCATTGGGGGTGACTTCTTGTTCGCCTTTGTCTCTGCAGTTGCCTTTGCTACCATTTTAGCGGTTGTAGCAGGTCTCGTTCTATCGGCTGCCTCTGCTTTTGCCCATGACTTCTATGGCCACATCATCCGGAAAGGTCAAGCCACTGACAAGGAACAAGTCGTTGCTGCTCGTTGGGCATCCATCGGAGTATCCGTCCTCTCCATCATCCTTGCCTTGTTTGCCCAAAACATGAATGTCGCCTTCCTTGTTTCACTTGCCTTTGCCGTCGCTGCCAGTGCCAATCTGCCCATCATTGTCTTCACGGTATTCTGGAAACGTTTTAACACAGCTGGGGCTGTCACGGGCATGATAGTTGGACTGGTCAGTTCTTTATTGCTTGTGTTCCTAAGTCCCAATGTCTGGTCACCGGTAGAGGGAGCGGCAATATTCGTTGGGGAGCCATTATTCCCGCTTGCCAATCCAGGCATCATCTCCATCCCAATTGGTTTTATCGCAGCAATTGTCGGAACACTTCTGTCAAGCAAGAAAGCTGATGCCAAAAAATTCGACGAAATTTTGGTTACTGCTAACACTGGGATGAAAGATCCTATATAA
- a CDS encoding DUF485 domain-containing protein — MASNDSIAKENKVSASTEYTKIVQSQSFQELLRKKRNFIVPLSIFFMVFYFTLPILTSYSKVLNSYAFGTISWAWIFAFAQFIMTWTLCILYSKKAATFDRLVEKIVKEAKG, encoded by the coding sequence TTGGCATCAAACGATTCAATCGCTAAAGAAAACAAGGTAAGCGCTTCCACGGAATACACCAAGATTGTCCAATCACAATCTTTTCAAGAACTCTTAAGGAAAAAACGCAATTTCATCGTCCCGCTATCCATCTTTTTCATGGTCTTTTATTTCACCTTACCCATACTAACTTCCTATTCTAAAGTTCTTAACTCCTATGCTTTCGGGACAATCAGCTGGGCCTGGATTTTTGCCTTCGCTCAATTTATCATGACCTGGACATTATGTATCCTCTATTCCAAAAAAGCTGCGACATTTGACCGATTAGTAGAAAAAATCGTTAAAGAAGCGAAAGGATAA